The DNA window GTCGGACTGATTGCCAATCACACGACGCGGGTGGACACCTCGCACCTGGCAGATCGCCTCGCCGCGGCCCCCACGGTGGAGCTCGGGGCCCTCTTTTCGCCGGAGCACGGCTTTCGGGGGACGGCCGGCGCGGGGGAGAAGGTGGGTAACGCCCGCGATCCCCGCACGGGGGCGCCGGTCTACAGCCTCTACGGCGACACGCGGCGGCCGACGCCGGAGATGCTCGAGGGGCTCGACGTTCTGGTGTTCGACGTGCAGGACGTGGGCGCGCGGTTCTACACGTACATCACCACGATGGGCCTGTCGATGCAGGCCGCCGCCGAGGCCGACCTGCCGTTCGTGGTGCTCGACCGCCCAAATCCACTGGGGGGGACGTACACCGACGGCTTTGTTCTGGAGCCCCCCCACGCCTCGTTCGTGGGGCGCTACCCGATCCCAATCACCCACGGCCTGACGATTGGGGAGCTGGCCCGCTACATTCAGTCCGAGCAGCTGCTCGCGGGCGTCGGGGCACTGGATCTGTCCGTGGTGGAAATGAAAAACTGGTCGCGCGATACGCAGTGGCCGGACACAGGGCGCGACTGGAGGCCGCCGAGCCCCAACCTGCCGACCTGGGAGACCGCGTTGTTGTACCCAGGAATGTGCTTCTTCGAGGGCGTCCGGGTGGGTGAGGGGCGGGGAACGGAGCGGCCGTTCCGTCAGATCGGCGCGCCGTGGCCGCCGGCAGCGGCCCAGCGGGTGGTCGACACGCTTCGTGCCCGAGATCTAGCCGGCGTGGCCGTGGACACGGCGGCCTTCACGCCTCGCTCCATGCCGGGGGCGCCGGCGCCTCGGTTCGAAGGCGAACAGCTGTACGGCTTCGAGGTGCGGGTGACAGACCGCCGTGCCGTGGAGCCGGTCAAGGTCGGTCTTCACGCCCTCCATGCCATGCATGAGCGCGCGCAGGTGCGAGGAGATACGGCGTTTGTGAGTCGGCCCGAGCACCTCACGCGACTGGCGGGCACTGATCGGCTTGTGACGCAGCTCCGGGCCGGCGCGTCCCCGGAGGCCATCATCGCGTCCTGGGCGAAGGGCGTGAAAGATTTCCGTGACCGCCGGGCCTCCGCTTTGCTCTACGAGGCCGAGACGGAACCCCGCTAGCTACTGCTCCTCCGCCGCGGACTGCTCATCGGGAGCCCACAGAAGCGCGTAGATGATTTCGGCGTATCCGCCGATGATGAGGACCGGGGAGACGTAGAGGGAAATGAAGCCCAGGTACTGCCCCTCAAGGTACATGGCCGTAAAGCCCACCACGATGAGCGCTACGCCGATCAGAAGAAGGACGTAGTTCCAGTTCGCGAAGACAAGCGTCCCGGATCGATTCTGGCGCCGAGAGGACTGGGGCATGAAGCGAAAGGGCCTAGATGCAAGGCGACACGCCGAGGCGGTGACGAAAGCAGGATCGTCCAGGGGATGGGGAAGAGCGCTTTTCGTCGAGCACAAGAAACCATGGATCACTGAGGAAGGTTCCAGCCGTCGTCCATTCTCGCAGCCTTAAGTGCCTCTCCTCCATGTACCGCCGGTGCGTTCTCGTCGCGGGAATCCTGCTCGCCGTGGTGTCCCTACCGACAGAAGCCCTGGCGCAGCCCCTCCCGGCCCGCATCGATTCGCTGCTTCAGGAGCGTCGTGCCGCCCATGCGTTCTGGGGGGTCAGTATTTACGACCTCGAGGGCGACAGCCTCCTGTACGAGCGGAACGGGGACCGCGGCTTTCTACCGGCGTCCAACCAGAAGCTGTTCACCACGGCCGCGGCGCTCGATCTGCTGGGACCAGAGCACCGGTACGAGACGACGCTTTCTTTTGACGGAACGACGCGGGACTCGGTGATGCGGGGCGATTTGCGGCTCGTCGGATCCGGGGACCCGACGTTCGGAAGCACCGCCCTGGAGCGCACGGACCCCCTCCGCAACTGGGCGGAGCGATTGGCCGAGATGGGGGTCCGTCGGATTGAGGGGCGCCTCATTGGGGACGACCAGGCGTTCCTGAATGGGTTCTATCCGGACGGCTGGAGCGTGAGCTACCTGACCCGGCAGAAGGGCCAGCAGATGGGCGTCCGCGCCGGAGGACTCAGCTACCGGGACAACACGGTGCCCGTCACGGTTCGGGCGACGACGCCGGGAACGCCGCCCGAGGTGCGCATTCAACCCGAGGGGGTGCTCTCGGTGAAAAACGAGGCCGTCACGAGCGAGCGGTGGCGGGGGAGCACGCTGCTCATCAACCGCACCTTTTCGACGAACAGGATCGTGCTGACCGGATCGGTGGCGCGGTCCTACGGTGGGGTGCGCAACGTGCCGGTCAGCGACCCGACGGCCTTTACGCTCCGCATCTTCCGGGAGCGTCTTCAGGATGCCGGCATCGAGACGGATCTGGAGCTCGTCAATGCGGAGGCGGTCGATGCCCCGTCCGGGGGGGGCAAGCCCCTGTTCGTGTACGTCTCGCCCCTGTTGTCCGAGATCGTCACCGAGATTAACAAGCGCAGCAACAACTTTTATGCGGAGCAGGTCCTTCGGACGTATGGATGGGGGGGCTCCACACGGGGGGGCATTCAGCGCACGGAGTCGTTTCTGCGGCGGGCCGGCATCAACACGCGGCCGCTCTCCCTCAACGACGGGTCGGGGCTGTCCCGCAAAAACCTCGTCACGCCCCGGGCCCTCCAGGCGCTTCTCGCCCACATGAACGACCACGCGGCTGGCGATGTCTTTCGGGCGTCGATTCCGCGCGGGGGCGAGCGCAACACGACCCTCCGCACGCGTCTGGGCCGCACGCAGGTGCGGGCCAAGACCGGGTCCCTCGCCTTCGTGCGGGGACTGAGCGGGTACGCCGAGCGTCCGGACGGAGGGCGTGTGGCCTTCGCCCTGTTCGCCAACAACTACACCGGGCCGTCCTATCAGATCACCCACACCATGGACGACATCGTCCGGTTGCTCACCGCCCCTCCATCCTAACGGACCTGCAGGCCCCGCACGTTGCGTCTGTCGTCCCTCTTCCTGTATGTCGCGTTCTGCCCGTCGACTTCTCGCCGCGGTTGGGGTGTTTGGGCTGCAGTGGCTCATCGTGGGCCGCCTGCGGATCTACGGCGCCTACCCCGACGCCGTGCTCCTCTTCCTCGGGTGGTACGCGCTGCGGGAGGGGCGCCGGCGCGGCACGCTGGCGGGGGCGGGGCTGGGCCTGGCCCTGGACGTGGCCTACGGCACGTGGGGGATCCACATGTTCGTGAAGGCCCTGATTGGGTTTCTGGTGGGCCGGTTTGCGGTGGAGGAGCACACGCCCCTCATTATCCGGCCGCAGCAGGCCCTCCTCGGAAGTCTCGTGGTGGCCCTGTTGCACAACGGACTGTTCGTTGCGCTCGTCGCGCTGCAGACCCAGGCCACGACGGGCTTTTTGCTGTACGGCCTGTGGCTGGGCTCGGCCGGCTACACGGCCGCCGTCGGCGGCATTGTGGCACTGTTCGCCCGGTAGGGGCCTCTCGGGCGTGCGGCGGTGGGGCGCGGCCGGGCCACGTCAGGCGACCGTGACGTCAATCAGGTCGTCGAACGCCGACAGCACGCGCTGGCGGACGGGGGAGCGCTCGTCCATCGGCGTGAGGGGCAGGCGCACGTGCGGCTCCATCCAGCCGAGCGCGGCGCAGACGTCCTTGATGGGCACCGGGTTCGTCTCCAGGAAGCAGGCCCGCATGGCCGGGAGCAACTCGGCGTGCCGGTCGCGGGCCGTCGCCAGGTCGTCGTCGAGCCCGGCCGCCACGAGTTCGCAGAAGGGCCCCGGCAGGGCGTTGCTGATGACGGAAACCGCCCCGTCCCCGCCCATGGCGAGCAGGGGGAGCGTCATCTCGTCGTCGCCCGAGTAGACCCCGAAGCCGTCCGGCCGGTGGGCCAACAGGTCGTCGATCTGTTCGATGTCGCCGGAGGCCTCCTTGATGCCGGCCACATGGGGGACCTCCTCGGCCAGGTGCAGCGCGGTTTCGGGGGCGATGTTGAAGCTCGTGCGGCCGGGCACATTATAGAGAATAATCGGCGCCTCGGCGGCCGCCGCGATGGTCTCGACGTGGGCCGCGAAGCCGGCCTGGGAGGGCTTGTTGTAATAGGGGCCCACCACGAGCAGGCCATCGGCCCCGGCGTCCACCGCTGCCTTGGAGAAGGCGACGCTCTCGTCGGTGTTGTTCGTCCCGGTGCCGACGATAACGGGCACCCGCCCGTCCGCCGCGTCCAGGGCGGCGTCGACGATGCGGCGGCGTTCGTCCTCGGTAATCGTCGGATTCTCGCCGGTGGTGCCCAGCACGACGAGGGCAGAGACCCCACCCTCGATTTGGGCGTCGATCAGGCGCCGAAACGCGGCCTCGTCAATGTCGTCGTCGGACGTGAAGGGGGTGACCAGGGCGGGGGCGACGCCGCGGAAGAGCATGTCGTGTGCCATGGGGGAAGGAATTGGGTTGATCGGTGGGAGGAGAGGGTGCGGTCGACAAAGTGGGGTCAGGCGTTAAGCCAGTCGTCCAGCACGTCGTCCAGCGTGAAAAGGCCGCGACGCCCGCGGAGCCACTCGGCGGCCCGCAGAACGCCCGCGGCAAACCCGCGTCGGTTCTTGGCGCGGTGGCGGAGCGCGACGCGGTCGAAGGGACTATCGAACGCAACCGTGTGCTCGCCGAACGCCGTGCCGGCACGGGTGGAACTGACGTGCACGGCCGAGGGATCGATCCGTTGGTGTTGCGTCTCCGGCTCGACGTGGTCCTTGCGGCTGAGCCCATCTACGACCTGCTCGGCGAGCATCTGGGCCGTTCCGCTGGGGCTGTCCGCCTTCTTCGTGTGGTGCAGCTCCTGGACGAACGCGTCGTAGTCGTCGAGCGCGTCCATGAGCGTGGTGACGTGGCCGAGGGCCCGGGACAGGACCGCGACCCCAATCGAAAAGTTCGGGGCGTACAGCACGCTGGCGTCGTGCTCCTGGACGAGCGTCCGGACGTCATCGAGCGCGTCGTACCACCCGGTTGTGCCCATGACCACGGGCACCTGCCACTCGCAACAGCGCCGGAGATGCGGGACGGCCAGCTCGGGGAGGGAAAAGTCGACGGCCATGTCGGCCTCCCCCACGGCCGAGCGGGACGCCTCCAGGAAAGGCCGGTCGGAATGAAAGCGGGCGACAACCTCGTGGGAGTCGGCTTCGGCCTCCCTCGCCACGGCGCCTCCCATCTGTCCGGTGCCAACGAGCGCAAGCTTCATAGAGAGAAAGGAATGGTGAACGAGTGTATGACGGCATTCATACGTGCCGCTCAGTCGTCTTGTTACTCACCCCACCCCACCCGTGATGCCTCCGTGGTCGGTCGGAGCAAATTCGATGAAACAACGTCCAAACTCCGCCGCTCCGGAACGCGAGAAAAAGCTCAAAGTAGGGCATAATCGCAAATGACGGTGACGCCACTACGCCCGACATCGCCACAACAGACGTCCTACTTTCGGGGCCATAGCTCAGTCGGTAGAGCGCTTGCATGGCATGCAAGAGGTCCGGGGTTCGAATCCCCGTGGCTCCACTTTTGGGTGCCCTGAGCCGTGACCCTCCCCCCGCCCCGCGGCTCTGGGGCACCTATTTTTTTGTCCAATCGCATCGTTTTGGGGGCCGCCCGGCTACTGCTCCCCGAGTTCTGCCTTCGTCGTCGCACGCCCTCAGACGCCCGGCCCGGTACAGTGCCAGACCGCAGTCTTTTCCTTTTCCGCCGGGACCTTCGACTGGCCGATAATACAGGGCTGGCCCGGGCGTGCCGGGCGTCGGACGAGGTCGTTCCGGCGTTCATCTTTGACCCCCGACAGTGCGACCCCGACAACAACGCCTTCTTCAGCGAGCACGCGTTCGCCTTTCTGGTCCGCTCGCTGAAAGAACTCCGGCGGCGTTTGCGGGAGCGAGGGGGGCGGCTTTTCGTCTTCGAGGGCGACCCGGCCGCCATTCTTTCCGAGCTCGTCTCCGCAGGGGACATCTCGGCGGTCCACGTCAACAGGGACTACACGCCGTTTGCCCGGCGCCGGGACGACCAGCTGCGCTCGGTGTGCCGCGAGGAAGGGGCTCGGTTTCAGTCGTCAAACGCGCTTCTCCTGACCGAGCCCGAGGAGGTCCAGCCCAGTGGGGGAGGCGCCTACCACACCTTCACCCCGTTTCGGCGGCGCGCCCAATCCGTATCCACGCCCCCTCCGAGGGGCAAGGTGGAGGGGCCGTTCTGCGACCGCGCACTCTCAGTCGAGACGACTCCGTTGGAGACGTACGACCGCTACCCCACCGACGACCTTCGGGCGAAGGGCGGACGGGCGGAGGGAATTGAGTTCCTCGAGGAGATCGAGACGCTGGGGGCCTACCGGGACGCCCGCCACCAGCCGGCGAAAGAGTCACTGACGGCCCTCTCGGCGCACCACAAGTTTGGCACCATTTCGATCCGGGAGTCCCTGTACGTGGTGAAGAAGGCGTTCGAGGACTACCACAAGCTGATCAGCCAGTTCTACTGGCGGGACTTCTATACCCACCTCCTCTTCCATCGCCCCGAGCAGTTGACCACCTCACTGCGCCCGATCGGCCGGCACATCCCTTGGCGCAACGAGCGGGGCGAGTTCGACCGGTGGCACGAGGGGGCCACAGGCGTGCCCTTCGTCGATGCCGGCATGCGCGAGCTCCGCGAAACCGGCTACATGCACAACCGGGTGCGAATGGTCGTCGCCAGCTTTCTCACGAAAGACCTGCTCGTGGACTGGCGCTGGGGCGCACAGCATTTTGCGCGGACGCTCACCGACTACGACCCCGCCGTGAACGCCGGCAACTGGCAGTGGGCCGCCTCGGTGGGCACCGACTACCGGCTCCGCATCTACAACCCCTACTCCCAGGCCGAGAAGCACGATCCGGAGGCCGAGTACATCAAGCGCTGGGTGCCGGAGGTGCGGGACGTCGATGCCGACCGGCTCGCCTCCGGAACGCAAGAGGACTTCTCGGACGCGGCCCCCGGCTATCCGGCTCCGATCGTGGACCGAAACGACGCCTACCATCGTGCAAAAGACGCGTTTCGGGAGGCCGGTCGCGCACTGGAAGAGGCCCAGTGAGGCCGCGTCCCAATGCTAGCCACATCGTGTGGCAGGAGACATTTGCAGGGCCAGCGATGAGTGCAGGGCCAGTGATGAACGGTCACCCGTCAAACGCACCGTCCCCTTCCACTGCGCACGCGGCCTGCTTTGCGCCCCCA is part of the Salinibacter ruber DSM 13855 genome and encodes:
- a CDS encoding DUF3098 domain-containing protein; this translates as MPQSSRRQNRSGTLVFANWNYVLLLIGVALIVVGFTAMYLEGQYLGFISLYVSPVLIIGGYAEIIYALLWAPDEQSAAEEQ
- the mreD gene encoding rod shape-determining protein MreD, which translates into the protein MSRSARRLLAAVGVFGLQWLIVGRLRIYGAYPDAVLLFLGWYALREGRRRGTLAGAGLGLALDVAYGTWGIHMFVKALIGFLVGRFAVEEHTPLIIRPQQALLGSLVVALLHNGLFVALVALQTQATTGFLLYGLWLGSAGYTAAVGGIVALFAR
- a CDS encoding cryptochrome/photolyase family protein, whose product is MPDRSLFLFRRDLRLADNTGLARACRASDEVVPAFIFDPRQCDPDNNAFFSEHAFAFLVRSLKELRRRLRERGGRLFVFEGDPAAILSELVSAGDISAVHVNRDYTPFARRRDDQLRSVCREEGARFQSSNALLLTEPEEVQPSGGGAYHTFTPFRRRAQSVSTPPPRGKVEGPFCDRALSVETTPLETYDRYPTDDLRAKGGRAEGIEFLEEIETLGAYRDARHQPAKESLTALSAHHKFGTISIRESLYVVKKAFEDYHKLISQFYWRDFYTHLLFHRPEQLTTSLRPIGRHIPWRNERGEFDRWHEGATGVPFVDAGMRELRETGYMHNRVRMVVASFLTKDLLVDWRWGAQHFARTLTDYDPAVNAGNWQWAASVGTDYRLRIYNPYSQAEKHDPEAEYIKRWVPEVRDVDADRLASGTQEDFSDAAPGYPAPIVDRNDAYHRAKDAFREAGRALEEAQ
- a CDS encoding exo-beta-N-acetylmuramidase NamZ family protein, with the translated sequence MAAGLMGCAPDEEESAPVRVGAEVLAENDFASLSGQRVGLIANHTTRVDTSHLADRLAAAPTVELGALFSPEHGFRGTAGAGEKVGNARDPRTGAPVYSLYGDTRRPTPEMLEGLDVLVFDVQDVGARFYTYITTMGLSMQAAAEADLPFVVLDRPNPLGGTYTDGFVLEPPHASFVGRYPIPITHGLTIGELARYIQSEQLLAGVGALDLSVVEMKNWSRDTQWPDTGRDWRPPSPNLPTWETALLYPGMCFFEGVRVGEGRGTERPFRQIGAPWPPAAAQRVVDTLRARDLAGVAVDTAAFTPRSMPGAPAPRFEGEQLYGFEVRVTDRRAVEPVKVGLHALHAMHERAQVRGDTAFVSRPEHLTRLAGTDRLVTQLRAGASPEAIIASWAKGVKDFRDRRASALLYEAETEPR
- the dapB gene encoding 4-hydroxy-tetrahydrodipicolinate reductase, which gives rise to MKLALVGTGQMGGAVAREAEADSHEVVARFHSDRPFLEASRSAVGEADMAVDFSLPELAVPHLRRCCEWQVPVVMGTTGWYDALDDVRTLVQEHDASVLYAPNFSIGVAVLSRALGHVTTLMDALDDYDAFVQELHHTKKADSPSGTAQMLAEQVVDGLSRKDHVEPETQHQRIDPSAVHVSSTRAGTAFGEHTVAFDSPFDRVALRHRAKNRRGFAAGVLRAAEWLRGRRGLFTLDDVLDDWLNA
- the dacB gene encoding D-alanyl-D-alanine carboxypeptidase/D-alanyl-D-alanine endopeptidase, with protein sequence MYRRCVLVAGILLAVVSLPTEALAQPLPARIDSLLQERRAAHAFWGVSIYDLEGDSLLYERNGDRGFLPASNQKLFTTAAALDLLGPEHRYETTLSFDGTTRDSVMRGDLRLVGSGDPTFGSTALERTDPLRNWAERLAEMGVRRIEGRLIGDDQAFLNGFYPDGWSVSYLTRQKGQQMGVRAGGLSYRDNTVPVTVRATTPGTPPEVRIQPEGVLSVKNEAVTSERWRGSTLLINRTFSTNRIVLTGSVARSYGGVRNVPVSDPTAFTLRIFRERLQDAGIETDLELVNAEAVDAPSGGGKPLFVYVSPLLSEIVTEINKRSNNFYAEQVLRTYGWGGSTRGGIQRTESFLRRAGINTRPLSLNDGSGLSRKNLVTPRALQALLAHMNDHAAGDVFRASIPRGGERNTTLRTRLGRTQVRAKTGSLAFVRGLSGYAERPDGGRVAFALFANNYTGPSYQITHTMDDIVRLLTAPPS
- the dapA gene encoding 4-hydroxy-tetrahydrodipicolinate synthase → MAHDMLFRGVAPALVTPFTSDDDIDEAAFRRLIDAQIEGGVSALVVLGTTGENPTITEDERRRIVDAALDAADGRVPVIVGTGTNNTDESVAFSKAAVDAGADGLLVVGPYYNKPSQAGFAAHVETIAAAAEAPIILYNVPGRTSFNIAPETALHLAEEVPHVAGIKEASGDIEQIDDLLAHRPDGFGVYSGDDEMTLPLLAMGGDGAVSVISNALPGPFCELVAAGLDDDLATARDRHAELLPAMRACFLETNPVPIKDVCAALGWMEPHVRLPLTPMDERSPVRQRVLSAFDDLIDVTVA